In the Sinorhizobium garamanticum genome, one interval contains:
- a CDS encoding DNA-binding protein, with protein sequence MLINLHACRYGEQILAAIPNDIIVTQIVAGELEHETSRRNGEHSFLESLVASRGVTLTQLTDSEFETFFELTSSVPVLDDGEAATLAVAAARGCFPIIDEKRGRGRASTLLPGCQPGWSLELFRHPATLDTLGDDVAREALFLALRDGRMRIPAMSIEDVIALIGEERARACTCLPGYKLRFGPRIEVGVRADVA encoded by the coding sequence GTGCTGATCAATCTCCACGCGTGCCGGTACGGCGAGCAAATCCTTGCGGCAATTCCGAACGATATCATCGTCACGCAAATCGTGGCGGGTGAGCTCGAGCACGAAACGAGCCGTCGCAACGGCGAACATAGTTTTCTGGAATCGCTGGTTGCCTCCCGGGGAGTGACCTTGACCCAGTTAACTGACAGCGAGTTCGAGACTTTCTTCGAACTGACGTCATCTGTTCCTGTGCTGGATGATGGTGAGGCCGCCACTCTCGCTGTCGCGGCAGCGAGAGGCTGTTTTCCGATCATCGACGAGAAGCGAGGACGTGGGCGCGCGAGCACGCTCCTTCCGGGATGCCAGCCGGGCTGGTCGTTGGAGCTTTTTCGGCACCCGGCGACGCTAGACACGCTGGGCGACGACGTCGCCCGAGAGGCGCTGTTTCTTGCGCTGCGCGACGGGCGGATGCGAATTCCGGCGATGTCAATTGAGGACGTGATCGCCTTGATTGGCGAAGAGAGAGCTCGCGCCTGCACCTGCCTTCCCGGCTACAAGCTTCGCTTTGGCCCGCGAATCGAGGTCGGCGTCCGGGCCGACGTCGCCTAG
- a CDS encoding DUF6088 family protein: MRRARAGGRGGVFTPSDFLDIAARAAVDQALSRLVKGGKLRRLARGLYDFPKVHPQLGPLSPTPDDVAQALARETGSHVQIAGARAANALGLSTQVPAKSVYLTDGPSRRVVLGKRVVDLRHASPKHLIAPGSAAGTVVQALRHVGAVRARDVARIAAPRLSASDKKILASTAVQAPAWMRPTLVSIANAASGEIDG; the protein is encoded by the coding sequence ATGAGGCGCGCCCGCGCTGGCGGACGCGGTGGCGTTTTCACGCCCAGTGATTTCCTGGACATCGCCGCACGGGCGGCAGTCGACCAGGCACTCTCGCGGCTAGTCAAAGGTGGCAAGCTCCGGCGCTTGGCGCGAGGCCTTTACGACTTCCCCAAGGTCCATCCGCAGTTGGGTCCGCTTTCGCCAACCCCCGACGACGTCGCACAGGCATTGGCGCGGGAGACTGGATCCCACGTACAGATTGCGGGTGCGCGGGCAGCGAACGCGCTCGGTCTTTCAACACAAGTTCCGGCAAAGAGCGTCTATCTGACCGATGGGCCCTCTCGCCGTGTCGTGTTGGGCAAGCGCGTGGTCGATCTGCGTCACGCCTCGCCCAAGCATCTGATAGCTCCGGGCAGCGCGGCTGGCACAGTCGTTCAGGCCCTCCGTCACGTGGGGGCGGTTCGTGCCCGCGACGTTGCTCGGATCGCGGCGCCTCGTCTGTCGGCCAGCGACAAGAAGATACTCGCATCCACTGCGGTCCAAGCGCCTGCCTGGATGCGGCCGACGCTTGTTTCGATCGCGAACGCAGCGTCGGGTGAGATCGATGGATAA
- a CDS encoding nucleotidyl transferase AbiEii/AbiGii toxin family protein: protein MDKVALLSAGDRAALFGETGAGRGVANTIIEKDFWVCWTLMRLFGLQQKDAATPVFKGGTSLSKAFGAIRRFSEDIDLSFDRADLGYTGDRDPEKEGISKKQANKLIEALVSDVEQHIAEKLFPALRSAIAEQLGEPTKGEWSLEIDAADAQTVNFHYPAALPAAEYESMGYITPRVKLELGARGDPWPTEKRVIRPYAADDYPGFFEEPDTTVVVLSARRTFWEKATALHAEANRPADSPTPQYFSRHYYDLAMLIATDEGKAAEADFELLAQVAKHKATFFRSGWASYDTACPGTLRLLPGEHRIKDLRADYRAMAPMMFDDRPPSFDEILATIAALEETTNK, encoded by the coding sequence ATGGATAAGGTCGCTCTTCTTTCAGCCGGCGACCGGGCGGCCCTGTTTGGCGAAACGGGGGCTGGCCGAGGAGTCGCCAATACGATCATCGAAAAGGACTTCTGGGTCTGCTGGACATTGATGCGGCTTTTCGGACTGCAGCAGAAAGATGCGGCTACCCCTGTCTTCAAGGGTGGCACCTCCCTCTCCAAGGCGTTTGGCGCCATCCGCCGGTTTTCCGAAGATATCGATCTCTCTTTCGACCGAGCGGATCTCGGCTACACCGGTGACCGCGATCCCGAAAAAGAAGGCATCAGCAAGAAACAGGCGAACAAACTCATCGAAGCCCTTGTGAGCGATGTCGAGCAGCATATTGCCGAGAAGCTGTTTCCGGCTCTTCGATCAGCGATCGCCGAGCAACTCGGCGAGCCGACCAAAGGCGAGTGGTCGCTAGAAATCGATGCCGCTGACGCGCAGACGGTGAACTTCCACTATCCCGCCGCGCTCCCCGCAGCCGAATACGAGAGCATGGGGTACATCACCCCACGGGTGAAACTCGAACTTGGCGCCCGCGGAGACCCCTGGCCGACAGAGAAACGGGTGATCCGGCCCTATGCGGCGGACGACTATCCTGGCTTCTTCGAGGAACCCGATACCACCGTCGTCGTCCTCTCCGCCCGCCGCACCTTCTGGGAGAAGGCGACGGCATTGCATGCGGAGGCCAATCGCCCTGCCGACTCTCCGACCCCACAATATTTTTCGCGGCACTATTATGATCTCGCCATGCTGATTGCCACGGATGAAGGCAAAGCAGCCGAAGCCGATTTCGAGCTTCTTGCGCAGGTCGCCAAGCACAAGGCCACGTTCTTCCGTTCCGGCTGGGCCAGTTACGACACCGCTTGTCCCGGCACGCTCCGGCTGTTGCCGGGCGAGCACCGGATCAAGGATCTCCGCGCTGACTACAGGGCGATGGCCCCCATGATGTTCGATGACAGGCCGCCATCGTTCGACGAGATACTTGCGACAATCGCGGCGCTCGAAGAAACAACGAACAAATAG
- a CDS encoding WGR domain-containing protein: MVSQPYHLYVERSYASKNMARFYALEISSTLFGETCLTRRWGRIGSRGQSKAHHFAMERTQSSSSSSSRGKKDNEDTGRGRFVECQTMPGITSRIECLQKKPAFILRSPAYSRN; encoded by the coding sequence ATGGTCTCGCAGCCTTACCATCTTTACGTCGAACGGAGTTACGCCTCGAAGAACATGGCGCGCTTTTACGCGCTGGAGATATCGAGCACCCTATTTGGGGAAACGTGCCTGACCAGGCGTTGGGGACGAATTGGCAGCCGCGGTCAGAGCAAGGCCCATCACTTTGCTATGGAGCGGACGCAGTCGAGCTCTTCCTCAAGCTCACGCGGAAAAAAAGACAACGAGGATACCGGGCGAGGGCGGTTCGTTGAGTGTCAGACCATGCCCGGCATCACATCACGGATCGAATGCCTGCAGAAAAAACCCGCATTCATCTTGCGGTCGCCGGCTTATAGCAGGAATTGA
- a CDS encoding ParA family protein, with protein sequence MAVVSMMTPKGGAGKTTGTLILGIVLAEQGASVCLIDADPNQPLMKWAKDANIPPSMSIIGDVTEENIIETIGEQSAKNSFVIVDLEGSANLSTGYAITSSDLILIPPQPSSSMPTRPPRPSNSSSAKAGAAARKCPPASSGRAFPRPM encoded by the coding sequence ATGGCAGTCGTTTCGATGATGACCCCTAAAGGCGGCGCCGGCAAAACGACCGGTACGCTGATCCTGGGAATCGTTCTTGCCGAGCAGGGCGCCTCTGTCTGCCTGATAGACGCAGACCCCAATCAGCCGCTTATGAAGTGGGCCAAGGACGCCAACATCCCGCCATCAATGTCCATCATCGGTGACGTTACGGAGGAAAACATCATCGAGACGATCGGGGAGCAGTCGGCAAAAAACAGCTTCGTGATCGTGGATCTCGAAGGATCGGCGAACCTATCCACAGGCTACGCGATCACGTCCAGCGATCTCATTCTGATCCCGCCGCAACCGTCAAGCTCGATGCCGACGAGGCCGCCAAGACCCTCAAATTCATCGTCCGCCAAGGCAGGAGCAGCGGCAAGGAAATGCCCGCCCGCGTCTTCTGGTCGCGCGTTCCCGCGGCCTATGTGA
- the icmT gene encoding IcmT/TraK family protein, giving the protein MTEPEADEGNRFKKRNHWRESMRGPRLMIFDARLVFFFLLLTVHLAVWTALLLLAAIGVFWLAERAGYRLPGALRTVRATIAGVRRPAFYQRRAFGMESQPIIHCIRKLIEWQSFR; this is encoded by the coding sequence ATGACCGAGCCAGAAGCAGACGAAGGCAACCGCTTCAAGAAGAGGAACCATTGGCGCGAATCCATGCGTGGGCCGCGCCTTATGATCTTTGATGCCCGGTTGGTGTTCTTCTTCCTGCTGCTGACCGTTCATCTGGCGGTCTGGACTGCCCTCTTGCTGCTTGCGGCCATTGGCGTTTTCTGGCTAGCCGAACGAGCCGGATATCGCCTGCCGGGCGCATTGAGGACCGTACGGGCCACCATCGCAGGCGTCCGACGGCCGGCCTTCTACCAACGGCGCGCCTTCGGGATGGAATCCCAACCGATAATCCATTGCATACGAAAGCTGATTGAATGGCAGTCGTTTCGATGA
- a CDS encoding 7-cyano-7-deazaguanine synthase produces the protein MTYDKHLIVVEKGKGEGTGGDIAIINEHIRFRPEVLDSFNVKGFSPKHYDLMVLCAAIELADRRWKRPAGWHRDLHVTIPATDVDTWLRPAVSQSLRSVMNHLTGDSWHFSFVGASNVTPIGSRQLPLIFDQNKTFAIAYSEGLDSRAVSALSGTKDEALCIRVAGKRQRRREGDSFFTQIPFKVRGFKAKESSFRSRGFQFAAMTAIAAHLSRITRIVVPESGQGALGPALAPLHNIYVDYRNFPTFFRKMEKFIRAIFDVSLRYEQPRLWSTKGQTLSAYLALPGKEQKHLANTKSCWQSRRVVNDGKRRQCGLCAACLLRRQSMFAAGVVEPPETYVVSDLSTGNLDVALSRIRGKADRDIMIEYGSVGARHLQHLADLAALPDTALRIHASQIGAATAQSYHDTLQKLKMMLMTHAQEWRTFLSAQGEQSFLRGWMDGGRYGRFE, from the coding sequence ATGACCTATGACAAACATCTTATCGTCGTCGAGAAAGGCAAAGGGGAGGGCACCGGCGGCGATATCGCAATTATTAACGAGCATATTCGGTTCAGGCCCGAGGTTTTGGACAGCTTCAACGTCAAGGGGTTTTCTCCGAAGCACTACGACTTGATGGTCCTGTGCGCTGCCATCGAGCTCGCAGACCGTCGATGGAAAAGACCCGCAGGTTGGCACCGCGATCTTCATGTCACAATTCCGGCCACCGACGTGGATACTTGGCTCCGGCCGGCTGTCTCTCAGAGTCTTCGAAGTGTCATGAATCATCTGACCGGAGATAGCTGGCATTTCTCCTTCGTTGGAGCGAGCAACGTAACTCCGATTGGGTCGAGGCAGCTCCCTCTGATCTTCGACCAGAATAAAACTTTCGCGATAGCCTACAGCGAGGGGTTGGATTCACGCGCAGTATCGGCCTTGAGCGGAACTAAGGACGAAGCCCTATGCATCCGGGTGGCCGGCAAGCGTCAGCGCCGGCGCGAAGGCGACAGCTTCTTCACTCAGATTCCATTCAAGGTGCGTGGGTTTAAGGCAAAAGAAAGTAGCTTTAGATCGCGCGGCTTCCAGTTCGCCGCAATGACGGCAATTGCCGCACATCTTTCTAGGATCACCCGCATCGTCGTACCGGAAAGCGGGCAGGGTGCCCTTGGACCGGCGCTGGCACCGCTGCACAATATCTATGTAGACTATCGCAATTTCCCGACCTTCTTTCGAAAGATGGAAAAGTTCATCCGCGCAATCTTCGATGTAAGCCTGCGCTATGAACAGCCCCGGCTGTGGTCGACGAAGGGGCAGACGCTTTCCGCCTACCTTGCATTGCCCGGGAAGGAACAGAAGCATCTCGCGAACACCAAATCGTGCTGGCAGTCGCGTCGCGTAGTGAACGACGGCAAACGCAGACAGTGCGGTTTGTGCGCTGCATGCCTGCTTCGTAGACAGAGCATGTTTGCTGCGGGGGTCGTCGAGCCGCCTGAGACGTATGTAGTATCAGACCTCTCCACAGGTAACCTGGATGTGGCCCTATCGCGCATTCGAGGCAAGGCCGACCGTGATATAATGATCGAATATGGGAGCGTCGGGGCTCGACATCTGCAGCATCTTGCTGATCTCGCTGCTTTGCCCGATACGGCGCTTCGAATACACGCTTCGCAGATCGGTGCAGCAACTGCGCAGAGTTATCATGACACGCTGCAGAAACTGAAAATGATGTTGATGACGCATGCACAGGAATGGCGGACTTTCTTGTCCGCGCAGGGAGAACAGAGCTTTCTGAGGGGTTGGATGGACGGAGGGCGCTATGGCCGCTTTGAATGA
- a CDS encoding helix-turn-helix domain-containing protein has product MAALNELSAQEIGRRLRIARENARVRQADAAQVIGVSRPTLVSIEQGVRRVRIQEIQMLARHYGVSVNGLLRREAVHIDLVPRFRKLRETEDEHTLEAVRLLNDLIKADVELENVLGIQRRRNYPPERGINEGDVTVLGEAHATELREWLGLGQGPISDIFSIVEHGLGIRLYQRRLSSRSRIAGLFTYDENVGACILLNANHPLPRRIQTAAHETGHFYSTRQMPEILEVDERFLSRDERYANAFGRAFVAPAESFTQSFLELKEITGKTTRRLIILLAERYNISRQACVLRLEELGLVKKGTWAWFENNGGITDEHVREVLGGLPERQDSGKADADRLVSHRMSLMAHAAWKRELMSEGQLAELLKVSRVELRGIIDQIELGDRETDDLLKLAE; this is encoded by the coding sequence ATGGCCGCTTTGAATGAGCTCAGCGCCCAGGAAATTGGAAGACGGCTTCGGATCGCTCGCGAGAATGCCCGCGTCAGGCAAGCCGACGCCGCCCAGGTCATCGGCGTATCCAGGCCGACTTTGGTATCGATCGAGCAGGGCGTACGCCGGGTTCGGATCCAGGAGATCCAGATGCTCGCGCGCCACTATGGGGTCTCGGTGAACGGTCTGCTTCGTCGCGAGGCGGTTCATATCGACTTAGTACCGCGCTTCAGGAAGCTGCGTGAGACCGAAGACGAGCATACGCTCGAGGCGGTTCGCCTTCTTAACGATTTGATCAAAGCGGATGTCGAACTCGAAAACGTGCTCGGAATCCAGCGACGGCGCAATTACCCTCCTGAACGAGGCATCAACGAAGGCGATGTTACGGTCCTTGGTGAGGCGCATGCCACCGAATTGCGAGAATGGCTCGGGCTGGGGCAGGGGCCGATCAGCGATATCTTCTCGATTGTCGAGCATGGTTTGGGCATCAGGCTTTATCAACGGCGCCTCTCATCGCGGTCGCGGATCGCTGGTCTGTTTACCTACGACGAGAACGTTGGGGCCTGCATACTTTTGAATGCAAATCACCCGCTTCCAAGGCGCATTCAGACGGCCGCACATGAAACCGGCCATTTTTACAGCACCCGGCAAATGCCGGAAATTTTGGAAGTCGACGAGAGATTTTTGTCGCGTGACGAAAGATACGCAAATGCCTTCGGCAGAGCTTTTGTTGCGCCGGCAGAAAGTTTCACGCAGAGCTTTCTCGAACTAAAGGAAATCACTGGGAAGACGACGAGGCGACTTATCATTCTTCTTGCAGAAAGATACAATATTTCGCGGCAGGCGTGTGTCCTGAGACTGGAAGAGTTGGGGCTAGTAAAAAAGGGCACTTGGGCGTGGTTCGAAAACAATGGCGGCATTACTGATGAACATGTTCGGGAGGTTCTCGGCGGCCTGCCAGAACGACAGGATTCGGGAAAGGCCGATGCTGACCGGCTGGTATCCCATCGCATGAGCCTCATGGCCCACGCTGCATGGAAGCGGGAATTGATGTCTGAGGGCCAACTCGCTGAACTCTTGAAAGTCAGCCGGGTAGAGCTTCGCGGAATCATCGACCAGATCGAGCTTGGGGATAGAGAGACGGATGACCTGCTCAAGCTCGCTGAGTGA